The following proteins are encoded in a genomic region of Ananas comosus cultivar F153 linkage group 25, ASM154086v1, whole genome shotgun sequence:
- the LOC109703473 gene encoding uncharacterized protein LOC109703473 isoform X1, with protein MNVFFCSFAVMAGAIFRQAFSSPLVADLMTFLEEEEDYWEEVHALLIEEGDFSFRSTIYKQPCRTRPFTGHQLIHDILSGHPDRGYQHFRMTTTMFIRLRDELVARGFIQSTRHLTANEQLGIFLFGIGHGVANRVLAETFQHSGETISRHFNNVLRGVVELRHEYIQPPASNVGVHPRIKDNPIFHPFKNAIGAVDGTHIPVVVRKAKQPRYRCRKGFTSHNMMAACSFDHQFLFVCTGWEGSAADMRVLRWCCESGGFTVPGGKFYLVDSGYANTDRFLAPYRGERYHLSQFDVNAQARRHRGPRDLYNHRHAQLRNVVEKAFGILKRRFKVLRQATPFPYKVQCRIALACCVIHNFIKRHQGTDRYFNMQTDQFPTDDQNDDSIPPIGPDESRRGDALRTMITEQLWNNR; from the exons ATGAatgttttcttttgttcattTGCAGTCATGGCTGGTGCAATCTTTCGTCAAGCTTTTTCTTCACCACTTGTTGCCGATCTCATGACATTCttagaagaggaagaggacTATTGGGAAGAAGTCCATGCGTTACTTATCGAAGAAGGGGACTTCTCATTCCGCAGCACAATTTATAAGCAGCCTTGTCGAACACGGCCGTTCACTGGTCATCAGTTAATTCATGACATATTGAGTGGACATCCTGATAGAGGATACCAACATTTTAGGATGACTACCACAATGTTTATAAGACTTCGAGATGAATTAGTTGCGAGGGGATTTATACAAAGCACTAGGCATTTAACTGCTAATGAGCAACttggtatatttttatttggtataGGTCATGGCGTAGCCAACAGAGTTTTAGCTGAAACTTTTCAACATTCAGGAGAAACGATTAGTAGGCATTTTAATAATGTACTGCGAGGTGTGGTAGAACTTAGACATGAGTACATCCAACCACCGGCATCTAATGTTGGTGTACACCCAAGAATAAAAGATAATCCGATTTTTCATCCATTCAAG aatGCAATTGGTGCAGTAGATGGAACACACATTCCGGTGGTTGTACGAAAGGCTAAGCAACCAAGATATCGTTGCCGAAAAGGTTTTACATCTCACAACATGATGGCAGCATGTTCTTTCGACcatcaatttttatttgtatgcacCGGGTGGGAGGGTTCTGCAGCTGATATGAGGGTGTTGCGATGGTGTTGCGAGAGCGGCGGTTTCACAGTACCGGGag gaaaattttatttagtcgATTCAGGCTATGCGAACACTGACCGCTTCCTCGCTCCCTATCGAGGCGAGCGATACCACTTGAGCCAATTTGATGTAAACGCACAGGCACGAAGGCATCGAGGACCTCGAGATTTATATAATCATCGTCACGCTCAATTGAGAAATGTAGTTGAGAAAGCCTTTGGGATCCTAAAGCGACGGTTCAAGGTGCTGCGACAAGCTACACCCTTTCCTTACAAAGTACAGTGCCGCATTGCCCTTGCCTGTTGTGTGATACACAATTTCATAAAGAGGCATCAAGGGACCGATAGATACTTCAACATGCAAACGGACCAATTTCCTACAGACGACCAAAATGATGACTCGATACCTCCTATTGGCCCAGATGAGTCTCGGCGAGGTGACGCCCTTCGCACTATGATCACAGAGCAATTGTGGAACAATAGATAG
- the LOC109703473 gene encoding uncharacterized protein LOC109703473 isoform X2: MAGAIFRQAFSSPLVADLMTFLEEEEDYWEEVHALLIEEGDFSFRSTIYKQPCRTRPFTGHQLIHDILSGHPDRGYQHFRMTTTMFIRLRDELVARGFIQSTRHLTANEQLGIFLFGIGHGVANRVLAETFQHSGETISRHFNNVLRGVVELRHEYIQPPASNVGVHPRIKDNPIFHPFKNAIGAVDGTHIPVVVRKAKQPRYRCRKGFTSHNMMAACSFDHQFLFVCTGWEGSAADMRVLRWCCESGGFTVPGGKFYLVDSGYANTDRFLAPYRGERYHLSQFDVNAQARRHRGPRDLYNHRHAQLRNVVEKAFGILKRRFKVLRQATPFPYKVQCRIALACCVIHNFIKRHQGTDRYFNMQTDQFPTDDQNDDSIPPIGPDESRRGDALRTMITEQLWNNR; encoded by the exons ATGGCTGGTGCAATCTTTCGTCAAGCTTTTTCTTCACCACTTGTTGCCGATCTCATGACATTCttagaagaggaagaggacTATTGGGAAGAAGTCCATGCGTTACTTATCGAAGAAGGGGACTTCTCATTCCGCAGCACAATTTATAAGCAGCCTTGTCGAACACGGCCGTTCACTGGTCATCAGTTAATTCATGACATATTGAGTGGACATCCTGATAGAGGATACCAACATTTTAGGATGACTACCACAATGTTTATAAGACTTCGAGATGAATTAGTTGCGAGGGGATTTATACAAAGCACTAGGCATTTAACTGCTAATGAGCAACttggtatatttttatttggtataGGTCATGGCGTAGCCAACAGAGTTTTAGCTGAAACTTTTCAACATTCAGGAGAAACGATTAGTAGGCATTTTAATAATGTACTGCGAGGTGTGGTAGAACTTAGACATGAGTACATCCAACCACCGGCATCTAATGTTGGTGTACACCCAAGAATAAAAGATAATCCGATTTTTCATCCATTCAAG aatGCAATTGGTGCAGTAGATGGAACACACATTCCGGTGGTTGTACGAAAGGCTAAGCAACCAAGATATCGTTGCCGAAAAGGTTTTACATCTCACAACATGATGGCAGCATGTTCTTTCGACcatcaatttttatttgtatgcacCGGGTGGGAGGGTTCTGCAGCTGATATGAGGGTGTTGCGATGGTGTTGCGAGAGCGGCGGTTTCACAGTACCGGGag gaaaattttatttagtcgATTCAGGCTATGCGAACACTGACCGCTTCCTCGCTCCCTATCGAGGCGAGCGATACCACTTGAGCCAATTTGATGTAAACGCACAGGCACGAAGGCATCGAGGACCTCGAGATTTATATAATCATCGTCACGCTCAATTGAGAAATGTAGTTGAGAAAGCCTTTGGGATCCTAAAGCGACGGTTCAAGGTGCTGCGACAAGCTACACCCTTTCCTTACAAAGTACAGTGCCGCATTGCCCTTGCCTGTTGTGTGATACACAATTTCATAAAGAGGCATCAAGGGACCGATAGATACTTCAACATGCAAACGGACCAATTTCCTACAGACGACCAAAATGATGACTCGATACCTCCTATTGGCCCAGATGAGTCTCGGCGAGGTGACGCCCTTCGCACTATGATCACAGAGCAATTGTGGAACAATAGATAG